The following proteins are encoded in a genomic region of Takifugu rubripes chromosome 9, fTakRub1.2, whole genome shotgun sequence:
- the psmd7 gene encoding 26S proteasome non-ATPase regulatory subunit 7, with translation MPELAVENVVVHPLVLLSVVDHFNRIGKVGNQKRVVGVLLGSWQKKVLDVSNSFAVPFDEDDRDDSVWFLDHDYLENMYGMFKKVNARERIVGWYHTGPKLHKNDIAINELIKRYCTNSVLVIIDVKPKDLGLPTEAYISVEEIHDDGTPTSKTFEHVTSEIGAEEAEEVGVEHLLRDIKDTTVGTLSQRITNQVHGLKGLNSKLLDIRSYLDRVVAGKLPINHQIIYQLQDVFNLLPDVNLLDFTKAFYLKTNDQMLVVYLASLIRSVVALHNLINNKISNRDAEKKEGQEKEEGKKEKKDDKEKKDEKDKDKEKEKGDGAKKDEKKK, from the exons ATGCCGGAGCTAGCTGTGGAAAATGTGGTCGTTCATCCTTTGGTTCTCCTCAGCGTGGTCGATCACTTTAATAG GATAGGAAAGGTCGGCAATCAGAAACGAGTGGTTGGTGTACTTCTGGGATCGTGGCAGAAAAAGGTTCTCGACGTCTCAAACAGCTTTGCAG TACCATTTGATGAAGATGACAGGGATGACTCTGTGTGGTTCCTGGATCATGACTACCTGGAGAACATGTATGGCATGTTCAAAAAAGTTAATG CCAGAGAAAGGATTGTTGGATGGTATCATACAGGACCCAAGTTACACAAAAATGATATTGCCATTAATGAACTCATCAAGCGGTACTGCACCAATTCT GTGTTGGTCATCATAGATGTGAAGCCCAAAGATCTTGGTCTGCCCACAGAAGCATACATCTCTGTTGAGGAAATACACGAT GATGGAACACCGACGTCCAAGACGTTCGAACACGTCACCAGTGAGATTGGAGCCGAGGAGGCAGAAGAAGTAGGTGTGGAGCATCTGCTCAG AGATATCAAGGATACCACAGTGGGAACTCTGTCACAACGCATCACAAACCAGGTTCACGGCCTGAAGGGGCTCAATTCAAAGTTGTTGGACATACGTTCTTACCTGGATAGAGTGGTAGCAGGCAAACTTCCCATCAATCACCAGATCATCTACCAGCTGCAGGATGTCTTCAATTTACTGCCAGATGTAAACCTCCTG GACTTCACCAAAGCCTTCTACCTTAAGACCAACGACCAGATGCTGGTGGTCTATTTGGCCTCGCTCATACGCTCTGTTGTGGCCTTGCACAACCTGATCAACAACAAGATTTCCAACCGAGACGCTGAAAAGAAAGAAGGccaggaaaaggaggaaggaaaaaaggagaagaaggatgacaaggagaaaaaagatgaaaaggacaaagacaaggagaaggagaaaggagatGGTGCCAAGAAagatgagaagaagaaatga
- the hprt1l gene encoding hypoxanthine phosphoribosyltransferase 1, like isoform X1 — MASYLQIPDDEKGHDLDLFCIPKHYENDLEKVIIPHGLIMDRTERLARDIVQDMGGHHIVALCVLKGGYKFFADLLDYIKALNQNSDKSVPLTVDFIRVKSYCNDKSSSVKIIGGDELSSLSGKNVLIVEDIVETGRTMQALLSMLSECNPKMVKVVRSYNSMSYMHHTPHVLYYSSLLVKRTPRSSGYRPDYTGFEVPDAFLVGYALDYNEYFRDLSHICILNDQAKEKYRV; from the exons ATGGCTTCGTATTTACAG ATACCCGATGATGAGAAGGGCCACGATCTGGATCTTTTCTGCATCCCGAAACATTATGAGAACGACCTGGAGAAGGTGATCATTCCCCACGGACTTATCATGGACCG GACTGAGCGACTGGCTCGAGATATAGTCCAAGACATGGGGGGGCACCACATTGTCGCTCTCTGCGTGCTGAAAGGGGGCTACAAGTTCTTTGCGGACCTCCTGGACTACATTAAAGCACTGAACCAGAACAGTGATAAATCAGTCCCGCTGACGGTGGATTTCATTAGAGTAAAGAGCTACTGT AACGACAAGAGCAGCAGCGTGAAAATCATCGGTGGAGACGAGCTGTCCAGTCTCTCGGGCAAG AATGTCTTGATTGTTGAG GACATTGTGGAAACAGGAAGGACGATGCAAGCGTTGCTGTCAATGCTGAGCGAATGCAATCCTAAAATGGTCAAAGTTGTCAG AAGCTACAATAGCATGAGCTATATGCACCATACTCCACATGTCTTGTATTATTCCAGCCTTCTGGTGAAGAGGACCCCGAGGAGCTCAGGATATAGACCAGACT ACACAGGCTTTGAGGTGCCTGACGCCTTCCTAGTGGGTTATGCTCTTGACTACAATGAGTACTTCAGGGACCTCAGT CACATCTGCATACTGAATGATCAAGCCAAGGAGAAGTACAGAGTGTGA
- the LOC101070590 gene encoding dynein light chain roadblock-type 2 yields MTSSASAVARVNLAARADLVPTRGVTDRMSEVEETLKRIESHKGVIGTLVVNAEGIPIRTTLDNSTAVQYAGLLTQLTQKARGTIRDIDPQNDLTFLRIRSKKHEILVAPENDFLLIVIQNPCE; encoded by the exons ATGACGTCATCTGCGAGCGCAGTGGCCCGAGTCAATCTTGCAGCCCGAGCAGATCTGGTACCGACACGGGGTGTTACGGACAGAATG TCTGAAGTCGAGGAAACTCTAAAGCGGATCGAATCGCATAAAGGTGTAATCGGAACACTTGTTGTCAATGCTGAAG GTATTCCCATCAGGACCACGTTAGATAACTCTACAGCTGTTCAGTATGCGGGACTCCTGACCCAGCTCACGCAGAAGGCCCGGGGCACCATCAGGGACATTGACCCTCAGAATGACCTCACCTTCCTCCGTATCCGGTCCAAAAAACACGAGATATTGGTTGCTCCAG AGAATGACTTTCTGCTGATAGTCATCCAGAACCCATGTGAATAG
- the nudt7 gene encoding peroxisomal coenzyme A diphosphatase NUDT7: MRVREAAVATLKHYDIGNLFGLSTLPKASVLVPLFVKNGQLHTLMTLRSKELRTSGGEVCFPGGKRDPNDRDDVHTALREAEEEIGLPVGEVEVVCSLFPIMNKSGLLVTPVVAFIEESFCPCPNPAEVSAVFSVPLDFFTSDENHVSCSSIGTLAPMHSFCFSDPESGNQYHIWGLTAMIAILVSVLALRKKPKFDIAFDTDDPFSTFRKNLHMKLSKL; encoded by the exons ATGCGTGTAAGAGAAGCGGCGGTAGCCACTCTAAAGCACTACGACATCGGAAACCTGTTCGGTTTATCGACGCTACCCAAAGCTTCGGTGCTGGTTCCTTTGTTTGTGAAAAATGGACAGCTGCATACCTTAATGACCTTGCGTTCAAAAGAG CTGAGGACCAGCGGTGGTGAAGTGTGTTTCCCTGGTGGCAAAAGAGATCCTAATGACAGAGATGATGTGCACACGGCGttgagagaagcagaggaggaaatcgGTCTACCAGTCGGTGAGGTTGAGGTTGTGTGTAGCTTGTTCCCGATCATGAACAAG AGCGGTTTGCTGGTGACCCCTGTGGTGGCCTTTATAGAAGAGTCGTTTTGCCCCTGTCCAAACCCAGCTGAGGTCAGCGCCGTCTTCTCAGTCCCTCTGGACTTCTTCACCAGTGATGAGAACCACGTTTCCTGCAGCTCTATCGGGACTTTAGCCCCGATGCACTCTTTTTGCTTCTCGGATCCTGAATCGGGAAACCAGTATCACATATGGGGACTGACTGCCATGATTGCAATCCTGGTTTCCGTACTTGCTCTCAGGAAAAAGCCAAAATTTGACATTGCATTTGACACAGACGACCCCTTTTCCACCTTTAGAAAGAATCTACATATGAAATTGAGTAAACTATGA
- the hprt1l gene encoding hypoxanthine phosphoribosyltransferase 1, like isoform X2 translates to MASYLQIPDDEKGHDLDLFCIPKHYENDLEKVIIPHGLIMDRTERLARDIVQDMGGHHIVALCVLKGGYKFFADLLDYIKALNQNSDKSVPLTVDFIRVKSYCNDKSSSVKIIGGDELSSLSGKNVLIVEDIVETGRTMQALLSMLSECNPKMVKVVSLLVKRTPRSSGYRPDYTGFEVPDAFLVGYALDYNEYFRDLSHICILNDQAKEKYRV, encoded by the exons ATGGCTTCGTATTTACAG ATACCCGATGATGAGAAGGGCCACGATCTGGATCTTTTCTGCATCCCGAAACATTATGAGAACGACCTGGAGAAGGTGATCATTCCCCACGGACTTATCATGGACCG GACTGAGCGACTGGCTCGAGATATAGTCCAAGACATGGGGGGGCACCACATTGTCGCTCTCTGCGTGCTGAAAGGGGGCTACAAGTTCTTTGCGGACCTCCTGGACTACATTAAAGCACTGAACCAGAACAGTGATAAATCAGTCCCGCTGACGGTGGATTTCATTAGAGTAAAGAGCTACTGT AACGACAAGAGCAGCAGCGTGAAAATCATCGGTGGAGACGAGCTGTCCAGTCTCTCGGGCAAG AATGTCTTGATTGTTGAG GACATTGTGGAAACAGGAAGGACGATGCAAGCGTTGCTGTCAATGCTGAGCGAATGCAATCCTAAAATGGTCAAAGTTGTCAG CCTTCTGGTGAAGAGGACCCCGAGGAGCTCAGGATATAGACCAGACT ACACAGGCTTTGAGGTGCCTGACGCCTTCCTAGTGGGTTATGCTCTTGACTACAATGAGTACTTCAGGGACCTCAGT CACATCTGCATACTGAATGATCAAGCCAAGGAGAAGTACAGAGTGTGA